The Streptococcus iniae genome contains the following window.
ACCAAAATTCTGTGGACCAAAAGCAACATCTTTTAAAACGGTCTCCTCAAAAAGCTGACTCTCTGGAAATTGAAACACCAAACCAACTTTTTTACGAATCGGCTTAATGTCTTTATTTTTTGAATGACAAGTAATTTTTTGCTTTTCAACTGTAACAGTTCCAGAGGTTGGAAGGTGTAAACCATTTAACAATTGCATAATTGTTGATTTTCCTGAACCTGTATGGCCAATGAAAGCAGTGTAAGAATTGTCTTTAATATCTAAATCAACGTCAAAAAGGGCACGCCCTTCAAAAGGTGTCCCTGATTGATAAGTATAACTTACATCTTGGAAATTAATTGCCATAATTGATTTTCTAGTTCCTTTTCTGTCAAATAGTCACTCTCAAACGTGTAGCCTTCTTCTTTTAGCATCTTAACTACCGTACTAGTGAAAGGAATATCCAATCCTAAATTTAGTAACTGATCACCACGCGCAAATAAGGCTTTAGGTGATGAACTTGATTCCACACGACCATTTTTCATTACAAGGACTCTATCACTTAAAGCAACTTCATCCAAGTCATGCGTGATTGAAATAACTGTTAAATCATATTCCTTTCGAATATCTTTAATGGTTTGAATAAGGTTAAGTCTACCTTTAGGATCCAGCATACTAGTTGCTTCATCTAAAATAATGATTAACGGTCTTAGAGCTATCGCGCCTGCAATAGCAACACGTTGTTTTTGCCCACCTGATAAACGAGCTGGTTCGCGCTCTTTAAAAGCAGACATTCCCACCATTTTAAGAGCTTGGTTAACACGTTCTTCCATAATGTCATTTGGTATGCCTTTATTTTCAAGTCCAAATGCAACATCATCTTCAACAGTCGCTCCAACAAACTGATTATCAGGATTTTGAAAGACCATTCCTATTTTTTGTCGAATCTCCCAAATGTTTTGTTCGCAAAGTATATCACCGTCAATCATAATACTACCAGATTCAGCCTCTAATAGTCCATTTAAAAGACGAACAGTCGTTGATTTTCCTGAACCATTATGACCAATAATAGATAGCCATTCTCCACGTTTCACGTGAAACGAGACATCGTCTAAAGTGTAGTTTTCTTGATCCTCATGGTACTTAAAATTTACATGTTTTACATCAATAATTATCGACATCATTATTTGAAGGTATCTTTAAAAAGAAAACCTGCTCCTTTAAAATAATCGTAACCTGAATAAATTGTAAAGAAAAGAGCAACATAGAGCAAGATATTTCCTAATAGCATCCAATGACACAATAAGAAGATTACAGAAAACATTTGAGTTGCTGTTTTTATTTTTCCAGGCATAGCTGCTGCAAGTATTTCACCACCTGATTCAACTAAAAGTAGTCGGAGACCTGTCACTGCAAGTTCACGGCAAATAATAATAGCCGAAACCCATGCTGGTGCTAAATTTAAACCAACAAGCATAATAAATGCAGACATAACAAGCATTTTATCTGCTAGTGGATCTGCAAATTTACCAAAATTGGTAACAACATGCCATTTTCTAGCTAAATAGCCATCTAGATAGTCCGTAAGGCTTGCTACAGCAAAGATAAGTGCAGCTGCAATATGCCAACTTCTTTCTTGAGAAAAAGAAGTTATCATTAAGAATATTGGAATCATAATGATCCTTAGCATAGTTAATAAATTGGGAATATTTTCTTTTTTTGTCATTATTCTGCCTTATTGTTAAATTGTAAAGCGATGTAACTTACATTAGTTGTTGGCAAGTTTGTTAAATCAACTTCTTGTCCGTCAATTTTTAATGTAACACCTTGTGCAAGACCAAGTGTTAGTAAAGACTCAGTTACTTCAGCTGGGAATGTTGCTGTATAACTTGGAGAATCAACTGTTAAAGTCGTTCCAGCATCAGCAATTTCTGAATTTGTTAAAGATATCCAAGCACTCTCAGCATCTTTTAAAGTTACAGTAACTTCAACGGTTGCATGAGCTTTCTCAACTGTTGCTAAAAGATAATTATCTTGAACTTCTGTTTTAATCTTAGACTTTGGTTCAGAAGATGACGATGATGATTTTTTAGACTGATCTAAGAAAGTAGATTTAACATCATCAACATGCTTCGTTTCTTTTGAAAACTGTTGCCAAACAGTAAAGAAGATAAAGACAACAATAGCCATAGCAATCAGACAAAGTAAGATAACAGAAAGGAAAGATTTCGATTTAGAATCCTCCTCCTTATATCGACTTGAGCGGGATTTATCAAGATCTTCTTTAAAATCCATCTCATTTTTTTGCCTTACACTAGAAGGTCTAGTACTTGTTTCAACTGGAGACTTTTCAGCCACTTTAGAAAGTGTTTTATGCTCTTCAGTTAACAAATCTTTTTTTTCTGGCTTCTGATCAATCAATGCCTGTAATTGCATTTTTTGGGCAATTCTTTTTTCCAAATCACTAGCAACATTTGATACTTTAATTGGTGGAACAACAATTGTATTATTTTGTTTTTGTTTTTGTTGACTAAGTTTTTCTTCAACAATCTGCGTTACACTAAGTTCATCTGTTTGACTTTCTCTCTGACTCATCTGTTCATTGTAATGTTCTTTCAATAAATAAAAATCCAATAAAACAATATCAGCATACTGCTTCAAGAAAAGACCAAGTTTATTCGCAGGAATAATTTTAAATTGGTCTAATTCCATAGCTAACAGATAGTGAGAGGAAATGCCTGTTTTACTCTCTATTTCATCCAGAGTAATTTTTTTGCTAACACGGGCCTCTCTTAATAATTCACCTAGACTTTTGTCTCTCATTCGGGTACCTCAAAACTAAAATATTACCTCCATTATAACAGATTTTCACTTATTTGGGAAAGACCGTAAAATCTGAAATATCAGCAGTTCCAAAAAACTCTTGGCCAATTTCTAAAATTCTCTCTAATGTCATCGTATCAATAAGATCTGGCACATCATAAAAATTTTCATTATCAGAAAGAAATAAGTTAAACTGATTCATTAAGTGATCAATCGAATCTAAACCTTGCATAAAATCACCAAACATTTCTCGTTTCAAAATAGACAGGTGTCCATTATTAATATCTTTTGATTTAAGAAAATGAGCAATCTTTTTGCGAACACGACTTGACATTGCAATTGGTTCACTGGTATCCATAGAAATCAAAATAAATGAGAAGTCATGCTGAATTTCAATTTCAATGTCAAAAGAATCATCAATTTTACTGTCATTATACCAATCTTGATAAGTTTTAGACGTCCATCCCATCAACATAGCCAATAAGAATTTCAGAGCAATTTTATACTCCATCAGTGATTTTTCAGAACTCAATTTTTGCCCACGATAGCCTACAACTAATTTAGGTGTCACAATATCCATAGCAATAGAATTAGACCTTATCACTGGATTATAGTCAAGTGCTTGCAATTCAAAACGCGATAGTCGATTTACCCTAATCGATTTTTGCCCTTCAATAATACCATCAAGAACTTCCTGAGGATCTAAATCACCAGAAATAATTAATGTCATATTAGCAGGATAATAAAACTGACGATAATGCCTTTGTAACAGAGCACAATCAATCTCTGAAATAGAATCTTTAGTACCAACTATATCTTTTGATAAACTCGAATTTGGAAAAAGGTTTTGCAAAATCCCAATATAGGATTGATAATCAGGGTCATCGGAATACATGTCAATTTCTTGAGAAATAATTTTTTTCTCTCTATTGATAGATTCCTCTGTAAAATGAGCAGTCATAACCAATTCTTGTAGCAATGTTAAACTTTCCATAAATCGACTAGTCCCTGAAAAGTAATAAGATGTTTTATCAAAAGTTGTAAACGCATTGACATCCGCACCTAAATCAGTAAATTTAAGAGACAAATCTTGCCCAGAATCTCCTTCAAATAATTTATGCTCTAAAAAATGCGCTAAGCCTTCTGGAGCTTCTACCAAACGTTTTCTAGATGTAAATCGATTGTAAATAGATCCAAAATTAACTGTCAACATCGCAGATTTTTCTGCAAACATTTTTTTAGGAAGAATAACTAACTTCATTCCATTTTTCAACTGACTGTAAAATAATTTTTCAGAAATCCTAGGGTATTCAATTTGATTTAATTTACTCATTAATTGTCCCCTCTAAAAAGAATAAGGTCTGTAATTTCAATTGATTTGCAACAGTAACAATATCTTTTTTTCTAATTTTATTAATATTTTTTATCCAATCCGCCATAGAAAAGGTTTCATCAATATACTTTCTTGTAAACTCTCTGTCAATGATAACTTTACAATTATCTTCAGATTGTATTAACTGACTTCTAATCATCGATTTAGTTTTCTCAATAAGACTACTTGAAAACCTCCCCATCTTGATGTCATTAATTTCTTTGATAATCAATTGTAAGGCTTTTGTACGATCTTTTTGTTCAATTCCAGCATAGATAGCAAGCATTCCAGTATAAACGTCAAGACGACTTCCAATTGAGTAAGCTAGTCCCTCATCTTCTCGAATTTTAGTAAATAAAGTTGAATGTGAAAAAGAACCAATCATACCATTAAGGATGATTAAAGCAAAATAATCACTTTCTCCAAAGTTAACTGGACAGTAATAGGCCAATTCTAACACAGATTGATTGATATCTTTTTGTTCAATAGATTCCTTGACCACGTTGACATAATCTTGACGGTAGAAAAAATGCAATGTTTTTTGACGAGCTGTAAATGGAAACTGATGAAGTAATTGCACAACACGATAGTCATCAAACTCCCCTACAATATAGATATCAATTTGATCTTCCATTATCATCTTATGAAATTCTTGATAACTCGTATAAGCTGTTTCTTTCTGAACAGACTCTGAACTGCCATACTTTGAGTCTTGTAAATTAAGATCTGTAAAAAACAGTTTTCTGGTTTGTAAAGAACTGTAATAAAAAGAATCTTCACGATCAGCCTCTAAATAATTGATTAAGTTATTTTTCTCAATTTCAAAAACTTTTGGTTGGTATTGAGCAACTGATAGAAGTGGTGAAAAAAGTACTCCTTTTAAAAATAACAAAACTTCCTCAAGAACACTTTCAGCTGTAAAGGTATATTGATCTTGAACAAAGGTAATATCAATATCAACAAAATGAACCAAGCCTTTAGTTGACACATTAGTTGACAATGTTGCTCCATAAAGTTCTGCTAATCGATGACGAAATTTTTGAGCCGTAGGGTAAACTTCATTTGCTGTCGCAAGCATTTGTGCAACTAAGACGCGCTTTGCAACTGATTTTTGACTTAAGTCCCCTAAAAAACGTGCTGTAATATGATTGGTTTTAAATTTTTTTGTTTTTATTAAATGTAGTTGAACACCATCAACAATTTTCATAATCTATCCTTTAAACTTATATGATTCCTTAAATTATACCATTTTTATACCTTTTTACCCATTGACAACGGTTATTAATAGCATTTTCTAAGAAATATTCAGCTGAAAAATACTTTTTAGCAGCATGAGCTACTCAAAAGTGATTGCTAAAAGCTGATAAATTAACTTGTCAGTAATCCTATATTTCAGAATGTTTTTATTTATGCTATAATTACTTGAATTGTAAATGGGAGAAAAAAATGGAATACAAATTATTTACTGAATTTATTACCCTTCAAGCACTTTTAAAAGAGCAAGGAATTATTCAAAGCGGTGGAGCAATTAAATCTTTTCTAGAAAACAATCTCGTTTTATTTAACGGAGAAGAAGAGAAACGTAGAGGCAAAAAAATCAGGATTGGAGACGCAATTAGTATTCCGGAAATGGATATTACTATTAAGATTATCCAACCTAGTCAAATTGAAATTGAAGAACACCAACAAGATTTAGCTGAAAAAGAACGAGTTGCACAATTAGTAAAAAAACTAAATCAAAACAATAAGAAAAAAGCTAAAAAAAATACCATTATGTCTAAAAATAATACAAAAAAAGAAAAGAAACCTGTTCGTTTTCCTGGAATATAACTATGTGGATTGAAGAACTGCACCTCAAACATTACAGGAATTATCACGACATTTCTGCCACATTCTCACCTAGCCTCAATATTTTTATTGGCAATAACGCTCAAGGGAAAACAAATTTCCTAGAAGCAATTTATTTTCTTGCCCTAACGAGAAGTCACAGAACACGAACTGACAAAGAACTCATTCAATTTAATCAAGTTGACTTTAGACTCACAGGTAAAATAAAACGGCTGAATGGTTCTGCCCAACTTGACATTAGTCTAACAGATAAAGGAAGAATTACAAAAATTAATTCTCTCAAACAAGCTAAGTTATCCGATTATATTGGTACCATGATGGTTGTTCTTTTTGCACCAGAAGATTTACAATTGGTTAAAGGCTCCCCTAGTTTACGACGTAAATTTATTGATATTGATTTAGGACAAATCAAGCCTATTTATTTATCTGATTTATCACAATACAACCATGTATTAAAGCAACGAAATGCCTATTTAAAAGCAAACAGTTCTATTGATAGTCACTTTATAGCTGTTTTAGATGAACAATTAGCACATTATGGTAGTCGTGTTATTGAGCAACGTCTTGATTTTATTCAACAACTTAATCAAGAAGCTTGTAAACACCATCAAGCAATCTCAAACAATTTGGAGCAACTAAATATGACTTATCAATCATCAATAACCTTTGATGACCAAACAGATATTAAGAGTCATTTTGTTAAAGCATTGGAAAAAAATAGAGATCGTGATATTTATCGAAAAAATACAAGTGTTGGACCCCATAGAGATGATATAACATTTTTTATTAATGATATGGATGCTAATTTTGCTAGCCAAGGACAACACCGTAGTTTAATTTTATCATTAAAAATGGCTGAAGTAAGCCTAATGAAAAATCTAACAGGTGATAATCCAATTCTCTTACTAGATGATGTTATGAGTGAACTTGATAACACCCGTCAAACCAGATTGTTGGAAACAGTTATCAAAGAAAATGTGCAAACTTTTATCACAACAACAAGTTTAAATCATTTATCTGATTTACCTGATAATATAAAAACATTTACTGTAACTCAAGGGAGCATAAAAACAGACTAAGTAGTCTGCTTCAAAGCTTATCAATCATATTTAGAGATTAACTAAACTATAAAGAAAAACTCTTAAAAACACTGTTATATCAGTTTTTTACTTATCTAAGAAGAAAATTGTCCAAAATGGATGTTTTCTTCAATCTAATCAGATTAAATAGTCTGCTTTTTATGCTTTAACGAAACCTAACAAAATAGCTCCAATTACAAAGCATGAAATCCCAATAATTA
Protein-coding sequences here:
- the yfmF gene encoding EF-P 5-aminopentanol modification-associated protein YfmF encodes the protein MKIVDGVQLHLIKTKKFKTNHITARFLGDLSQKSVAKRVLVAQMLATANEVYPTAQKFRHRLAELYGATLSTNVSTKGLVHFVDIDITFVQDQYTFTAESVLEEVLLFLKGVLFSPLLSVAQYQPKVFEIEKNNLINYLEADREDSFYYSSLQTRKLFFTDLNLQDSKYGSSESVQKETAYTSYQEFHKMIMEDQIDIYIVGEFDDYRVVQLLHQFPFTARQKTLHFFYRQDYVNVVKESIEQKDINQSVLELAYYCPVNFGESDYFALIILNGMIGSFSHSTLFTKIREDEGLAYSIGSRLDVYTGMLAIYAGIEQKDRTKALQLIIKEINDIKMGRFSSSLIEKTKSMIRSQLIQSEDNCKVIIDREFTRKYIDETFSMADWIKNINKIRKKDIVTVANQLKLQTLFFLEGTINE
- the yaaA gene encoding S4 domain-containing protein YaaA, with the translated sequence MEYKLFTEFITLQALLKEQGIIQSGGAIKSFLENNLVLFNGEEEKRRGKKIRIGDAISIPEMDITIKIIQPSQIEIEEHQQDLAEKERVAQLVKKLNQNNKKKAKKNTIMSKNNTKKEKKPVRFPGI
- a CDS encoding energy-coupling factor ABC transporter ATP-binding protein, which produces MSIIIDVKHVNFKYHEDQENYTLDDVSFHVKRGEWLSIIGHNGSGKSTTVRLLNGLLEAESGSIMIDGDILCEQNIWEIRQKIGMVFQNPDNQFVGATVEDDVAFGLENKGIPNDIMEERVNQALKMVGMSAFKEREPARLSGGQKQRVAIAGAIALRPLIIILDEATSMLDPKGRLNLIQTIKDIRKEYDLTVISITHDLDEVALSDRVLVMKNGRVESSSSPKALFARGDQLLNLGLDIPFTSTVVKMLKEEGYTFESDYLTEKELENQLWQLISKM
- the pgsA gene encoding CDP-diacylglycerol--glycerol-3-phosphate 3-phosphatidyltransferase, with translation MTKKENIPNLLTMLRIIMIPIFLMITSFSQERSWHIAAALIFAVASLTDYLDGYLARKWHVVTNFGKFADPLADKMLVMSAFIMLVGLNLAPAWVSAIIICRELAVTGLRLLLVESGGEILAAAMPGKIKTATQMFSVIFLLCHWMLLGNILLYVALFFTIYSGYDYFKGAGFLFKDTFK
- the yfmH gene encoding EF-P 5-aminopentanol modification-associated protein YfmH, with the translated sequence MSKLNQIEYPRISEKLFYSQLKNGMKLVILPKKMFAEKSAMLTVNFGSIYNRFTSRKRLVEAPEGLAHFLEHKLFEGDSGQDLSLKFTDLGADVNAFTTFDKTSYYFSGTSRFMESLTLLQELVMTAHFTEESINREKKIISQEIDMYSDDPDYQSYIGILQNLFPNSSLSKDIVGTKDSISEIDCALLQRHYRQFYYPANMTLIISGDLDPQEVLDGIIEGQKSIRVNRLSRFELQALDYNPVIRSNSIAMDIVTPKLVVGYRGQKLSSEKSLMEYKIALKFLLAMLMGWTSKTYQDWYNDSKIDDSFDIEIEIQHDFSFILISMDTSEPIAMSSRVRKKIAHFLKSKDINNGHLSILKREMFGDFMQGLDSIDHLMNQFNLFLSDNENFYDVPDLIDTMTLERILEIGQEFFGTADISDFTVFPK
- the recF gene encoding DNA replication/repair protein RecF (All proteins in this family for which functions are known are DNA-binding proteins that assist the filamentation of RecA onto DNA for the initiation of recombination or recombinational repair.), which gives rise to MWIEELHLKHYRNYHDISATFSPSLNIFIGNNAQGKTNFLEAIYFLALTRSHRTRTDKELIQFNQVDFRLTGKIKRLNGSAQLDISLTDKGRITKINSLKQAKLSDYIGTMMVVLFAPEDLQLVKGSPSLRRKFIDIDLGQIKPIYLSDLSQYNHVLKQRNAYLKANSSIDSHFIAVLDEQLAHYGSRVIEQRLDFIQQLNQEACKHHQAISNNLEQLNMTYQSSITFDDQTDIKSHFVKALEKNRDRDIYRKNTSVGPHRDDITFFINDMDANFASQGQHRSLILSLKMAEVSLMKNLTGDNPILLLDDVMSELDNTRQTRLLETVIKENVQTFITTTSLNHLSDLPDNIKTFTVTQGSIKTD
- a CDS encoding helix-turn-helix domain-containing protein: MRDKSLGELLREARVSKKITLDEIESKTGISSHYLLAMELDQFKIIPANKLGLFLKQYADIVLLDFYLLKEHYNEQMSQRESQTDELSVTQIVEEKLSQQKQKQNNTIVVPPIKVSNVASDLEKRIAQKMQLQALIDQKPEKKDLLTEEHKTLSKVAEKSPVETSTRPSSVRQKNEMDFKEDLDKSRSSRYKEEDSKSKSFLSVILLCLIAMAIVVFIFFTVWQQFSKETKHVDDVKSTFLDQSKKSSSSSSEPKSKIKTEVQDNYLLATVEKAHATVEVTVTLKDAESAWISLTNSEIADAGTTLTVDSPSYTATFPAEVTESLLTLGLAQGVTLKIDGQEVDLTNLPTTNVSYIALQFNNKAE